The following are encoded together in the Salvelinus fontinalis isolate EN_2023a chromosome 38, ASM2944872v1, whole genome shotgun sequence genome:
- the LOC129837794 gene encoding uncharacterized protein LOC129837794, whose product MDVVMEYPEVKVETAEEEHLEDLIIIKEGDVERVVEGGIEPVTGKSNDKDSSAEEDATARHGQIGKTNTESGDGDKRKKDNHINQAKGETGTEDGVEHIKGMDELVMDGPKIHGKKEGMAMVDETEKYKTAEQDLKTDKPSQGLQVGTNRHLPFDQLPKDTLSPEHATKQAQRLTPYFPDTLYDLVFTLQEGRRLNDQRCSFRGRRRCHSEPNTYIPAHRAHRVHFSSMTSLQKDEFFDLVATSQGRRLDDQRVELHETPPLKPKANKKRSSVKDTKPKKSAPIAVQNEDLYNMILISQSQGRLEEQRSVAPGPMDDEDFFSLLLSVQGGRMEDQRTELPGILGT is encoded by the exons ATGGATGTTGTCATGGAATACCCAGAAGTCAAAGTTGAAACAGCTGAAGAGGAGCACTTGGAGGATCTAATCATTATTAAGGAGGGAGATGTTGAAAGAGTTGTTGAGGGAGGGATAGAGCCAGTAACAGGCAAGAGCAACGATAAAGACTCCAGTGCGGAAGAGGATGCCACTGCCAGACATGGACAGATTGGAAAAACCAACACTGAAAGTGGAGATGGCGACAAAAGAAAAAAGGATAACCATATAAATCAAGCAAAAggagagactgggacagaggatgGGGTTGAGCACATTAAAGGGATGGATGAATTAGTAATGGATGGACCGAAAATACATGGCAAGAAAGAGGGGATGGCGATGGTGGATGAAACAGAAAAATACAAAACAGCAGAACAAGATTTGAAGACGGACAAACCATCACAAGGATTACAAGTTGGCACAAATAGACATCTTCCATTTGACCAGTTGCCCAAAGATACGCTGAGCCCAGAGCATGCCACAAAACAG GCTCAACGGTTAACCCCTTACTTCCCAGACACGCTGTATGACCTGGTCTTTACTCTGCAAGAAGGAAGACGACTCAATGACCAGCGGTGCTCGTTCAGAGGAAGGAGAAGGTGCCATTCTGAACCCAACACCTACATTCCGGCCCACAGAGCCCACAGAG TGCATTTCTCCTCAATGACCTCGCTGCAGAAAGATGAGTTCTTTGACTTGGTGGCTACTTCTCAAGGCCGTCGGCTTGACGACCAGCGGGTGGAACTACATGAAACCCCACCCCTTAAGCCGAAAGCCAATAAGAAGAGGAGCAGCGTAAAAGATACAAAGCCTAAAAAGTCTGCTCCAATTGCAGTGCAGAACGAGGACTTGTACAATATGATTCTCATCTCGCAA TCCCAGGGTAGGCTGGAGGAGCAGCGCAGTGTGGCCCCAGGGCCTATGGATGACGAGGACTTCTTTTCGTTACTGCTGAGTGTCCAGGGAGGACGCatggaggaccagaggactgagTTGCCTGGGATTCTGGGAACCTGA